The following are encoded in a window of Musa acuminata AAA Group cultivar baxijiao unplaced genomic scaffold, Cavendish_Baxijiao_AAA HiC_scaffold_1048, whole genome shotgun sequence genomic DNA:
- the LOC135665768 gene encoding uncharacterized protein At3g61260-like, whose translation MTPAPTVRSVSMRDMGTEMTPIASQEPSRTGTPAGATSPLYSPTSSRPATPQRRAPVSTQTDSADCHDDLNDKEMSEKELQRKTRREIMVLGQKLGKTNIAAWAGKEEEDTDASISTITVSKDQPDKSVVEVRAAAWEEAEKTKYLARFKREEIKIQAWENHQKATIEAEMRKIEVEVERMRACAHEKLMNQLAAVRHKAEDKRAAAEVTRNQQASKTAQQAEYIRRTGRIPSSFSCWSWCS comes from the exons ATGACACCCGCACCAACTGTTAGGTCTGTATCCATGAGAGATATGGGCACAGAAATGACTCCTATTGCAAGTCAGGAGCCTTCTCGTACAGGAACTCCCGCGGGAGCAACTTCACCACTTTACAGCCCAACTTCTTCCCGGCCAGCAACTCCACAAAGAAGAGCTCCAGTTTCAACCCAGACTGACTCAGCTGACTGCCATGACGATTTGAACGATAAGGAGATGTCTGAAAAGGAGCTACAAAGGAAAACTAGGAGGGAAATAATGGTGCTAGGCCAAAAATTGGGCAAGACAAACATAGCTGCATGGGCcggcaaggaagaagaagatactgATGCATCAATTTCAACTATCACTGTGTCGAAGGATCAGCCAGACAAAAGTGTCGTCGAAGTGCGTGCAGCAGCCTGGGAAGAAGCAGAAAAGACCAAGTATCTTGCTAG GTTTAAACGAGAAGAGATCAAGATCCAAGCATGGGAAAATCATCAAAAAGCTACGATTGAAGCTGAAATGAGGAAGATTGAG GTAGAGGTGGAAAGAATGAGGGCCTGTGCACATGAGAAGTTAATGAACCAGCTAGCAGCTGTAAGACACAAGGCTGAAGATAAACGTGCTGCGGCCGAAGTCACAAGGAATCAGCAAGCTTCCAAAACTGCTCAGCAAGCAGAGTACATCAGAAGAACAGGTCGAATTCCTTCTTCATTTTCCTGCTGGAGTTGGTGCTCCTAG